The sequence AAAGAAAGAGTTCAAGTCTATTTTGTTTTAAACTTATGAAAAGATAGGCTGACCGCTCCTTCCCCGCTGGGGCAGGTCCAAACCTTCCGTACCGGCGACAGCGGCTATTATAATCCGTGCTGTTTACGTTTTCCTGCATGATCCGCAGTAGAGCCTCTTTTATCATTATTTATCGCAAAATACTTGCATCGTTTATAATTTTCTTCTTTATCTATTTTTCTAAAAGTACTACAATATAAGTAGATATCAACATGTTTCTATGAAAGAGAGGTGGGCAAAAATCTCAATATTGACTGATTTTACGAAACAAAATGCCCGCCGGCATATGGTAAGAAAAACATTTAAATATTCAAAGGATTCATTTGAAAACCCTATATTCCAGTGCTATAATGTGTAAGCGTGATTAATATTATAAACTAAATATAAATTCACATATTTGTTCAGTAAGATGATTAATATTCCCCAATCGGTATATGATTTCAATGAAGCTTTCGCTTTCAACGAAAACCGAGCACAGTATCATGAAAGGAAATGATTGGCTTTGTATCAAAACACGTATACTCTGCAGGACATCGACGAACTTTCCGGATGCATCAAAGCATTCCAGGAAGCTCACCCATCTCCTGCACCCTATCTTTCCATCTCGATTTTCACACACTGGAACGATCCCGCGCTGATCCAGGCAATGACAGACGGGCTTTCAAAAGCATTTCCCAGAGCCGCTATCGCAGGGCTCACGACCGCAGGCGGCATAGAAGACGGACAAATGAATACGGGAAAGACCATCCTTTCATTCATGGCCTTTGACGAAAGTCCTGTCGAAGTGCTGCACTATGATATGAAAGACATGAGCATCAAAGATGCGGCTGAGAAGTGCTTTGAAGTCTGCAAGAACATGAAGGACCTTCGCGCTGTGGAAATCCTGGAAACCCAGCTTACGGGCAATGTAGAGCCCTTCCTGGACGCTATTTCAGCACTCCCGCCTTCCGTTTCTGTTTTCGGCGGCGGCGCTGACACGGATGATCTCAATCAGCCATCCTATATCTTTGATAAAGAAGCCATCATGAATGAAGGATTCGTCATCGTGCTCTTCAGAGGCACCGTCGAAGTCCTCACGCGTTCGGTACTCGGCTGGCAGCCGCTCGGCCGTCAGGTCACGATTACCGCCATGGACGGCAATATGGTCATCAAGGAACTCGACCATCGCCCTGCCGTCAACTTCTATGAAAAATATCTGAAGATCGACCCTTCCGTCGATTTCGACAAGAAGACACTGAGCTTCCCGCTCGTCGTCGAAAAAGACGGCGTCGAACTCGCCCGCCTTCCGATGAGCTGCCGCAAAGACGGCTCCCTCGTATTCAATATCGCCCTCCACGTCGGAGACAAGCTCCGCATGGCATACGGCGATCCGAATGAAATCATCAATGGCAGCCGCAGAGTCCTAGGCCGCATCCGCGACTTCGGACCACAGGGCATGCTCCTCTTCTCCTGCGTCGTCAGAAGGTACTACCTGAAAGATGACGTCAACCAGATCCTGAGCGCCTACGAAAGAATCACACCTGCTGCCGGTGGTTACACCAGAGGCGAGATCGACCGCATCGAAGGCCACGTTTACACCATGAACATGAACCTTGTCTCTGCTGCCTTCCGTGAAGAAACAAAGGACTACCAGAGAACCATCGCAGAAATCTCCAATGACCCGTCGCACATCGAGAATGACCCGGCATTGAACCTCGATGATTCCCTCTCCACCGTTCAGCGCCTTGCCTCCTTCATCACCGTCACATCCAAGGAACTGTCCGACGCCTACCAGAAGCTTGCCTTCGTAGCCGGCCACGACAGCCTGACAGACCTTTTGAACAGAGGCCGCATCGAATGGGTCCTCCGTCATCTCATCGAAGACACAAACAAGACGCACCACACATTCTCAGCCATCATGATTGATATCGACTCCTTCAAGCACATCAACGACACCTACGGACATGGCGTCGGCGACGAAGTCCTCATCCGCCTTGCCGACATCATGAAAAACGGCGTCCGCCCGACCGATTATGCCGGCCGCTGGGGCGGCGACGAATTCGTCATTCTCCTGCCGGATACAGACATCGACCAGTCCGAAAAAGTAGCCGACCGCATGAGAAGAAACTTCGCAGAAGCAGACATCCTGCCAGACGGCAAGACAGTCACCGCAAGCTTCGGTGTCACCACCTCCTACGAAGGAGAAACACTCGAAAGCTTCTACAGAAGAATGGACAGCGCCCTCTACACCGCAAAAGGCGCAGGGAAAAACCAGGTCATCCTCCTGAGAAGCGAGAAGTCCACCAATAAATAATTGAATAGGAAATAGAAAAGAGCAGCTCTGAAAAGGGCTGCTCTTTTTATGTGGAAAAAATATTGCGTACTATGTAATTAATATAGCATAAATAAGAAAGAGTATACGGAAGAAATTTTAATGTTAGAAAGGAGAAAATTATGGCTGACTTTACGCCCATCAACAGAGAAATGAAAGAACGTGCCAAGGCGCAGAGGAAAACAATGACAGGAATGGAATCCAATCTTTGGTTCAGGTTCCTCAGGAAGCATCAGCCCCGCTTCAGAAGGAAATTTGTGATTGGAAATTATATTGCTGACTTCTACTGCTCCAAAGCGAAGCTCATCATAGAAGTAGAGAGCAAAAGCCGGCATTCTGATCTCGGATTGTCGTACGAAAAGTGGAATCAGCGTAAAAGCGAACTTCAGAGCAACGGCGTTCTCAGGTATTCTGAAGCTGATATCTTCTTCAATTTTGACGGTGTATGCAAACACATTGAAAGCATAACGACTGAGCGATTGAAGGAATTCGGACATGAAGCTGTCATTTCAGAATCCCAGTAACAAAGACCAGAATATCAAAAAAGCTGTGCAAAATGATTTCTCATCTTGCACAGCTTTTTATATGACAGCTTGACTCAAGAACTGAAAGGATTACCAGTTTCTGAATTTAGCCGGCGGATCATAGAGTCCGCCAGACCAGTCAACGAGGTCCTTCATGTTCTTAGCAGCCAGGAGGTCTCTGGTTGCTTCAGCCGGGTTGACACCGAGGTCTTCCGGAAGTTTTACGATGCCTTCCTTGCGAAGTTTCTTGGTGATTTCCGGATCTTCGAGTTTGCCTACTTCTGTCTTGCCTGCTACAGCGCGGATAGCGTTCATTCTTTCTTCCATGTTGTGGCACTTGTGGAGGTAAGCGATACCTACTTCGGATACGATGTGGGTCAGGTCATCAGAGTAGATCATGATTGGTTCCAGATCCAGGTTTGCGTTCTTCTGCAGAGCTACAGCATCAAGCTGATCTACGAAGCCCGGGAAGCCTTTTTCGGAAACGGTGGTGATCATCTGAACAACGAGTTTCTTGCCGCGGTTTCTGTCGCCCATGAGTTCATAGCGGTTAGCTACTTCTTCGCCGGCTTTCTTCCAAGCTTCGGTTACATGACGACGGCCTTTAGCATCGCAGCCCATGTTCGGAGCGCCGCCGAAGCCTGCTACGTTGTTCTTTGTAGCGGTGGAGCTGTTGCCGAAGCGGTCGATCTGCATGGTGGAGCCGATGAACATATCAGCTGCATAGTGGCCAGCTGCCTGTGCGAATGCACGGTTGGAACGCATGGTGCCGTCCGGTCCGATAGCGAAGATGTCGGAACGAGCTTTGATGTATTCTTCCATACCTACTTCAGAACCGAAGGAGTAGATAGCCTGTGCCCAGCCAGTTTCGATAGCCGGAATCAGGGTCGGATGCGGATTCAGTACCCAGTGGGTGCAGATCTTGCCGCGCAGGCCGAGATTTTCAGCGAAGGTCGGGAGAATCAGTTCTACAGCAGCGGTATCAAAGCCTACGCCGTGGTTCAGAACCTTTACGCCGTATTCAGCATAGATGCCTTTGATAGCCATCATAGCTTTGAGGATACGTTCGTTAGTGATCTTAGCCGGGTCACGGGTGAACAGCGGGTTCAGCATGTAAGGAGTCGGGCTTTCGATGACATAGTCAACCCAGTCAGCCGGGATGTCGACTCTTGGCAGCTTGTCAACAATCTTGTTGACCTGGAAAATTACGATGCCCTGGTTGAATTTGGTTGCTTCAACGATAGCTGGTGTATCTTCAGTGGAGAAACCGGTGTAGATGTTGCCTTCAGCATCAGCTGCATCAGCGGTAACGAGGGAAACTCTCGGTACCAGGTCGATGAAGTAGCGGGAGTACATTTCCAGATAAGTATGGATAGCGCCGAGTTCTACGCCGCCGTTCTGTACCATCTGAGCCAGACGTTTGCCCTGGCTTCCTGCATATGCGAAATCAAGTTTGTGAGCGATGCCCTTTTCGAAAACATCGAGATGTTCCGGAATGGACAGGGTGGACTGGATCATATGGAGGTCATGAATCTTGGTCGGATCTACTGCGCACAGCTGTTTTGCGAGGAAATCAGCCTGTTTCTGGTTGTCGCCTTCGATATTGACCTTGTCGCCTGGACGGAGTACAGCTTCGAGGAGTTTTACAGTGTCTTCAGCAGCAACGATCTTGCCTTTAGCGTAAGCGGAACCATCTTTCAGTCTTGCAGCGGTATCTTCGCCTCTGGTGTTCCAGTTTTTCGTGCTTGGTTTGATTTCTAACATCTTCTCAATCCTTTCTATACACAATAAACATAAAAACAAATGAATGACAGGTCTTTCATTGCTCCCGCCCCTTATTATTATAGTACAGCTCTTACGCCGCTTCTGTAAAAGTTACGTCAGATGGCGCATGAGTTAACCAAAGGTCCGGCGCGGGAGCAGCGTCAGACCTCTGTTAAATCACATGGTTTGTTCGGATTAACCGAAGATCATCTGTGTCAGGAAATAGAATACAGATGGGAAGAGCAGGCAGCCCAGGCCGGTGTAGAATGTTGCTGTCATAGCTGCGTATGGAACGAGCTTCGGATCAACAGCAGCCATACCAGCAGCGGTGCCGGAAGTGGTGCCCATGATGCCGCCGAATGCCATAGCAGACTGCGGGTTGTCAAGGCCGAGAACCTTAGCAACGAACGGAGTTACGACCATAACGAGTACGGACTTAACAACGCCAGCTGCGATGGAAATAGCGATAACTTCAGAAGAAGCGCCGAGTGCTGCGCCGGTAACAGGTCCTACAACGAATGTTGCAATGCCTGCGCCGATGGTTACCAGATCGATTGGATCAGTGTATCCCATTGGATAAGCAACAGCGAAGCCTGCGAGCAGGCAGATGAATTCACCGATGAACAGGGACAGAACGCCTCTTACACCGATTTTTTTGATTTCTGCCAGGTCAGCACCGAATGCGGTGGAAACGATAGCGAAATCTCTGAACATAGCGCCGCCTACGAGGCCCATGCCTGCGAAGAGCGGAACGTCAGCGATACCTTTGTGGCCTCCGGTTGTTACACCGCCGATATAAGCGAGAACCAGACCGAAGAAAATAGCGATAGCACTGCCGTGGATACGGCCATGAGTCAACTTCCCGATTTTGTAAGCGAAATACATGATGATACCAAGAAGCATAAACGAGAAGACCATGCCGTTTGAATTGAACAGTTTTGTTGCAATAGCTACAATATCCATGTTGTTACCTCCTTTTCTTTTCTAGAATTATTTCTTGTCTTCCGGTTTAGCTGCAGATACTTCTGCGGATGGCTGTTTCTTAGCCAGTACCGGAATCAGGAGGAAGCCAACTGCTACTGCCAGAATGCCGCCTGCTGCTGCGACTACGCCGCCGCTCAGTGCAGCTGCTACGTTCTGGATGGAGCTCATTGCTACGACGATCGGAATGTACATAGCGGACCAGAATTTGATACCCTGTTCTTCCGGTTCCTTCATGAGACCCTTCTTCTGTGCCCAGCTGGAGATGATGATCAGGAACAACATAGCGAAACCTACGCCGCCGATGTTAGCCTTGACCCCCAGAACAACGCCCAGCATGTCGCCGATCAGGTTGCCTACCATGAAGCAGCCTGCCAGAAGAGCAACACCATAAATAATCATGAAAATCCCTTCCTTTCTTTACTCGTACAGTTTTTCTGTACATGAATTTACTCTATAACAGCCTTCTCTTCCCAGAAGGCTACGAGCCAGAATTGATTCACCCCTTTCAGGAAATCCGCCACTCGCGCATCACCTGAAAGATTTGGTATAATGGTAGTAATATATGCGCATAAGACACAGATATTCCGTTGAATTTCATCGGTTACAGTATATAGGAAATGTAAAGTCACTTCTCTATTTTTTCGATAAGATGCACTTAGAAAAGGGTAAGATGCAGGACCGGTAAGATGCAGATATTCGCAGATGAGATGCATTTATATGATAATTTCATCATCGATCAACCACTTATAGAAAAATCTGTATTGACCGAAACTTCTTGAGAAAGTGGTTATTAATCCTATTTTGTAATACATGTTGAATAATCTATGGTTCTTTGCACATACATAAGGTATTTATTATAATATACTTATTTTCCGGGAATGCTTTTTTCATGCTCTTTCGGGAAAAGACAATGCATCCACTTCCTTGATTTCGTATTTGAGGTGACACCATGGAACCTAATTGGATCATAGGGATCCAGCATGTCTGGTTTGGCATATCCTTATTCCTGCTGCTTCTTCTCATGATCTGCCGCACCACATTCTTCAGGCAGGCCATCACGGCGAAAGAATTCACCAGGCAGCAAATAGGAATTTTCATCATACTCTTCTCCGTCATAGGTCTCTGCGGGACATACTGGAACGTCAGAGCCGGAGGCGGCATCATCAATTTCAGAGCCGTCGGCATCCTTCTTGGCGGCTTCGTCGGAGGACCGATTGTCGGGACAGCCGTCGGCACGATCGTCGGCATCCACCGCGCCTTCTTCATCAATACAGACTCTGCCTTCATCCATGGTGGACTTTCCATCATCCAGGGCATCGCGGCAGGATTCCTCTCCTACCGTTTGAAGAACCACTTCCATAACCTCTGGTTCTGGTCCTTCCTCTACTCATTCATCCTGGAATTCCTCTTCTGGATATTCTTCGCTTTCCTCACCTGGCCGACAACGACAACGTACCCGGTGAACTTCTTCCACCTGTCGCTCCCGATCATTGCGACAAACACGATCGCTGTCAGCATCTTCTACCTTGCTATGGAATTCTTCATCCACCAGAGAGACTCCGAAAAGACACAGACGACCAAGAGCACCTTCAATGCCGTCATCACCCTTTTCTCCACGCTCCACGACGGATTCAAATCCTTCTCCGTGGCGCGCGTCACGGAAATCATGACGACATCACTCCCCACACTCATCTGGGCCGCCATCTTATATAATGATCAGATTTATACAAGAACCAACTATAAAGACGACGCCGACAAGAACCAGGGCGATGCGGAAATCGCGATACTGAAACTGCAGCACTCACTTCCTGATCTTCCCCACCTCATTACCCTTCCCGTCAAGTACAAGGGCAAAGTCGTCGGCTCCATCTTCGCCGCCAAATCCAAAGGCGACACCTTCACCAAGACAGGCACCGAATTCCTTCACGGCATCTGTCACATCCTCGAATCCATTTACGAATCCGAGAAACTCAAGGAAGAAGAAAACCTTCTGGCCGAAGCGGAAATCCGTGCCCTCCAGGCGCAGATCAATCCGCACTTCCTCTACAACACATTAAATACCATTTCCTACTATATACGAAGCGACCCGGAAACAGCCAGAAAGCTCATCCAGTACCTCTCCGACTACTTCCGCCACAGCCTTAACAACCCTTCAAAGCTCATCCCCTTATCCGAAGAACTCCACGTCATCGAGTGCTACACGGAACTTGAAAGAGCCCGCTTCGGCGACAGGCTCCAGATCGAGTACGACTTCCCGAAAGACAAGCTCGACGACATCATGGTCCCGCCCCTTCTCCTTCAGCCCCTCGTAGAAAACGCCGTCGTCCACGGCATCTTCAAACGGCCTGAAGGCGGCCAGATCAAAGCAGGCCTCATCGAGCACAAAGACCACTACAAGATCTACGTCTACGACACAGGCGTCGGCATCGCAAGAGCCAAGAGAAAAAGACTCCTGCGCGATCACAAGCGCCGCGACCACATCGGACTCATCAACGTCCATCAGCGCCTCATGTCCCTCTTCGGAGAAAGAAGCGGCCTCCACATCATCAGCCGCGAAGGGAGAGGCACACTCGTCTTCACAAACATCCCGAAAGTCACCGCTGAAGAAGAAAAAGGAGCCTTTGAACCATGCAAGACATACGCGTACTGGTAGCTGACGATGAAATTCCTGCCAGAGGAGAACTGAAATACGAACTCGCCACCATCCCCGGCGTGCAGATTGTCGGAGAATGCAAAAACGGAAAAGAAGTCCTCGACTTCCTGAACGTCCACCCGAACGTCGACATCCTCTTCCTTGACATCGAAATGCCCTTCATGAACGGACTTGAATGCGCCAAGGAAATCCAGAAAAGAGACTACCCGGTGAAAATCGTCTTCGCCACAGGCTACAGCCAGTTCGCCGTCCAGGCCTTCGACCTCGAAGCCTTCGACTACATCCTGAAACCCTATGACGAAAAACGCATCCAGAGAACCATCAAACGATACGCCGACGGCATAGAACTCAGAGAAAACCACCGCTCCCCGGGAGAAATCATCAACACCTCCCAGCGCATCTCCCTCCAGACCAAAGACAAGACAGTCATGATCTCCCCTTCCAAGGAAATCGTCATCATCTCCACAGAAAAATCCGACCGCTCCCTCTTCTACACCACCAGCGGCATCATCGAATCCAGAATGACCCTCCGTGACGCCGAACAGCTCCTCGCCCCCCACGGCTTCTTCCGCACACACAAAGGCTACATCGTCAACCTCTCCATGATCCAGGAACTCGAAAGCCAGGACAACGGCACCCTCCTCCTCACCATGAACTACTTCCCCAAGGAAAAAGTTCCGGTATCGAGGCACTACATCAAAGACTTCAAGAATACACTGCATATATCTTAAAAAATACTGAAAAAACCTCCGGACAAGAGCCGGAGGTTTTTGTATGGGGGGAATTGCGGAAACCATAAGACCGAACGCTGCTCCCGCACCACCGATAAAAACCAAGGTACGCCTTCTGTTTAAAAAAGATAAGAAAGAAGGCTGTTTCCTATCACACCATACAACCGCGGCGGAGCGCGAAGAGGAAAAGCAAAACCATAAAACCTCGCTGCGCTCGAGGAAATGCGGTCTCAGGGCCGTAGGCCGGTTTTAACCTTGCTCCGGGAGGAGAAGGTGGTGCGGATTTGTTAATACAGACAAATAAATATCATAAAAAATCTAATCGTACTTTAATCTTAATCATGCAGCCATTGGAGCTGCGTTGAATACTTCCATTGGAGCTAAAAGATGTAATTTGCGCTGAATGCGTTTGTTGTTGTAGAAGTAGATGTAGCCGTTGATCATGCTTACCACTGCTTTACGGCTGGTGAATTTACGTGTGTAGTAACGTTCGCGCTTCAGCATTCCCCAGAACCCTTCCATCAGACCGTTGTCTGCACAGCAGCCTACACGGGACATGCTGTGAACCAGTCCTGCTTTTTCAACAATCTTATGGAATCCGTTGCTTGTATACTGGAATCCGCGGTCGGTATGAATCATTGGATGTTCTCCAGGATTCTCTTTAAGTGCCTTTTCCATTGTCTCAAAAGCCAGTGCAGTATTGTTCCTGTCGCCGATGACATAAGAGACAATCCGGCGATCATGGCCGTCAATAATCGCGCTTAAATATAACTTGTGCAAAACTCCATCAGCAGTTGTGTACTTGAATTCAGTGACATCCGTCATCCATCTTGCATTGGACACGCCGGCATCAAAGTCACGGTTCAGCAGGTTTTCAAAAATGTACTTTGGATCCTTTGCGTTACGAGTGCAACCATCGGTCTTGTACTTGATCACGGACTTAATATTAAGTATCCGCATGATACGAAGAACCAGACTGTCGCTTACATTTATATTGATGTTGTCATCCTTCTTGATCCAATCGTTAATCCGGCGGTATCCCATATCCGGATATTCCTGATGGGTTTTCATGACCTCCTGTGCGACCTTTTCTCTCAGCAGTTCACGGCCGCTCTTAATATGATTCAGCCATCCGTAATAAGCTGCCCGGGAGACCTTTGAGAGTCGGCAGAGACTTTCTATGGAGATGTTGGTTTCTTCATGGACTTCTTTTATGGCTTTAAAATCTCTGAGAAGGTGAGTAAGGCTGAATCCTTCGAGGAACGCAACCTTTCCTCTATCTCCATCTTTTTTTTTAGCAGGGCAATCTCTGCTATAAGATCCTTCTGTTCTTCAAGAAGTCTGGCATTCTCCTGACGCAGCTGTTCTTCTTCGGTCCGGGGCGTTTGGAGCCTGATCGGCTTTCCTCTGTAATCCTCAAGACCAACTTCGCCCATTTCCTTGAACTTTTTTACCCATGTGTAGAGCGTTTGGTAGGACATGTTGTACTTCTTGGCTATCTTGTTATAATCGCATCCACTGGCGATGCACTCCTGAACGATTCTGACTCGCTCTTCCTTGACCGATTGCTGGCGTTTGCCCATAAGATCTCCTCCTTCAGAAACGAGGTCTGTCAACTTATGCTCATTATACGCCTCAATCCATGTTTTAAGGGAGAGTGTGCCGGAAATTCTGTATTTGGCACAGACGGAAAGCATGGAAACACCGCCTTTAAGATATTCCTTTACGGCCTGGATCTTCATCTGATTGGAGTAGTAAGACAAATGCTGCCTGGGCCGCAATCCCTTAAAGCCCTCCTCTTTATACCGGAGGACCCATTTCCTGAATGTTATGCGGCTCATATGAAGATTTTCAGCTGCCTGGGTAATCGTAACACCCTGATAGAGATATGAAGCAATCTGGTCTAACATTTCCTCCGGGGACGCTTTGGTTTTACATGGCATAAGAATGACCTCCTAATATATTTATGATATTATTCTGTCTTTCTTGTTGAATCATACCAAAGGTGGCGCCGGAGGCGACGGATGAGTTGCATTTCCTTCAGCCGAAGGCTGGTCGTATTGTTTGTTATATAGAACCCATAAAACCTCGCTATGCTCGAGAAAACACAAAAAGGAGGTCCTCGATGGATCTCCTTTTTGCATTTCATATTATTTTTGAAAACTTCCCTATTCCCCCAGTACAGCTTCGACGGCTTCTTTGCAGAGTGCTACGCCTTTGTCGAGGTCTCCTCTGGAGATATTAAGCGGCGGGTTGAAGTAGATGACGTCGCCCATCGGACGCAGGACCAGGCCTTTGGCCATGGCTTTGCGGAAGACGTGCCAGCCGATTCTCTTTTCGGAGGGGAAGGCTTTCTTGGTGGCGGGGTCTTCTACAAGTTCGATGGCGTTGATGAGGCCGATGTGACGGATTTCACCTACGTTCTTGTGATGGCCGAGTGCTTTCATAAGTTCTTCGTGGAGGTACTTGCCGTCTTCGTTGACTTTGTCCAGGATATGGTCGCGTTTCATGATTTTCAGGACTTCGAGGGCAATGGCGCAGCCCATCGGGTTTCCTGCGTAGGTGTGGCTGTGGACGAAGGCTTTGTGGGTGCCGTAGTCATCGTAGAAGGCGTCGTAGACTTTGTCGGTGGTGACGGTGATGGACATCGGCATGTAGCCTGCGGTGAGGCCTTTGGATGTGCAGAGGATGTCCGGGCTGATGCCTGCGTGTTCGATGGCAAAGAGTTTGCCTGTCCTGCCAAAGCCAGCCGCGATTTCGTCGTCGATCAAGAGGACGCCGTACTTGTCGCAGAGGGCGCGGAGTTTTGTCAGATAGGCCGGCGGGTACATTCTCATGCCGGCTGCGCCCTGGAGGACTGGTTCCACGATGCAGGCTGCGGTTTCCTTGCCAAATTTTTCGAAGGCTTCTTCTGCGCTTTCGAAGCATTCGATATGACACGTCTCTCTTGTCTTGCCGTACGGGCAGCGGTAGCAGTCAAGACCTTTGAAATGGATATTGTCCATCAGGAGCGGATGGAAGATGCCTGCATAGTCGTCCATGGAGCCGACGGAAAGGGCGCCGATGGTTTCGCCATGGTAGGAGGAGTCAAGGCACATGAATTTCTGTCTTTCCGGATGGCCGGTCTGGTTATGGTACTGGTATGCCATCTTCATAGCAGCTTCGACAGCGGAGGATCCATTGTCGTGGTAGGTGAATTTCGTGAGGCCCTTCGGCAAAAGCTCAGCAAGCTCGCGGGAGAGCTCGATGGCCGGCTTGTGGGAGAAGTTCGTGAAGATGACGTGCTCAAGTGTGTCGATCTGGCGCTTCAGCGCTTCATTGATTTCCGGGTTGCAGTGGCCGAGAAGGTTGCACCACCAGGAAGAAATGATATCGAGGTAAGGCTTGCCTTCGGTGTCATAGAGGTAGACGCCCTTGGCATGGTCGATGACGACCGGAGGAAATACTTCGTTATCCTTCATCTGCATAGCGGGATGCCAGATATATTTTTTGTCTTCTGCCTGCCAGTCAATTTTTTCAGTCATTTGGATCTCCTTTTCCTTTTCATAAGCGGTGTACGGCCGCCGGATATTTACGCTTCGTCGAAGCAGTCTGCAAGTACCTTCGGATCGCAGGTAAGGATCTCATCGCCCCTCTTGACCTTGGCGATGACGGGAACGCCGGACATTTCTTCGATCATCTTGATATTGTCCTCTTCCATCGTGCCACCCTTCCAGTTATTGAGGATGACGCCCTTGACCGGAATACCGCGGGCCCTTGTGTATTCGATCGTCGTCACGACATG is a genomic window of Veillonellaceae bacterium containing:
- the bioA gene encoding adenosylmethionine--8-amino-7-oxononanoate transaminase — translated: MTEKIDWQAEDKKYIWHPAMQMKDNEVFPPVVIDHAKGVYLYDTEGKPYLDIISSWWCNLLGHCNPEINEALKRQIDTLEHVIFTNFSHKPAIELSRELAELLPKGLTKFTYHDNGSSAVEAAMKMAYQYHNQTGHPERQKFMCLDSSYHGETIGALSVGSMDDYAGIFHPLLMDNIHFKGLDCYRCPYGKTRETCHIECFESAEEAFEKFGKETAACIVEPVLQGAAGMRMYPPAYLTKLRALCDKYGVLLIDDEIAAGFGRTGKLFAIEHAGISPDILCTSKGLTAGYMPMSITVTTDKVYDAFYDDYGTHKAFVHSHTYAGNPMGCAIALEVLKIMKRDHILDKVNEDGKYLHEELMKALGHHKNVGEIRHIGLINAIELVEDPATKKAFPSEKRIGWHVFRKAMAKGLVLRPMGDVIYFNPPLNISRGDLDKGVALCKEAVEAVLGE
- a CDS encoding helix-turn-helix domain-containing protein; amino-acid sequence: MLDQIASYLYQGVTITQAAENLHMSRITFRKWVLRYKEEGFKGLRPRQHLSYYSNQMKIQAVKEYLKGGVSMLSVCAKYRISGTLSLKTWIEAYNEHKLTDLVSEGGDLMGKRQQSVKEERVRIVQECIASGCDYNKIAKKYNMSYQTLYTWVKKFKEMGEVGLEDYRGKPIRLQTPRTEEEQLRQENARLLEEQKDLIAEIALLKKKMEIEERLRSSKDSALLTFSEILKP